The Bacteroidales bacterium genome contains a region encoding:
- a CDS encoding Maf family protein, with translation MILVSKSPRRKELLEKMGLRFSIRHIEVDEQIVTCLSEFSEVAKAIALNKAKAIPRTWLGEDRWFLTADTIVSIDGEILGKPASEQEALKMLGKLSGKKHEVYTAVCLRNMDYFDVFVDRALVTFDLLNDQEMTYYVNTFKPFDKAGSYGAQDWIGLSKLRRIEGSFYTVMGLPTHLLYQHLIKNKIII, from the coding sequence ATGATACTCGTATCAAAAAGTCCTCGAAGGAAGGAATTACTCGAAAAAATGGGTTTGCGTTTTTCGATACGACATATTGAAGTTGATGAGCAGATTGTGACATGCTTGTCTGAGTTTTCCGAGGTAGCCAAAGCTATTGCACTAAATAAAGCAAAAGCAATACCGAGAACGTGGTTGGGGGAAGATAGGTGGTTTTTAACTGCCGATACTATTGTATCGATAGACGGAGAAATTTTAGGCAAACCCGCTTCCGAACAAGAAGCATTGAAGATGCTGGGAAAATTGTCTGGCAAAAAGCACGAAGTATATACTGCTGTCTGTCTTCGAAATATGGATTATTTTGATGTTTTTGTTGACAGAGCTTTGGTAACTTTTGATTTACTTAATGATCAAGAAATGACTTATTATGTGAATACTTTTAAGCCTTTTGATAAAGCTGGCTCTTATGGTGCTCAGGATTGGATAGGCCTTTCTAAGCTTAGGCGTATAGAGGGGTCGTTTTATACGGTTATGGGATTGCCCACACATTTATTATATCAACATTTGATTAAGAACAAGATTATAATTTAA
- a CDS encoding geranylgeranylglycerol-phosphate geranylgeranyltransferase yields MKTHFVGKLGGFARLIRWENLLMAALVFYFTRIWVVDFLLSLEKVVKPFNEWTFMWLVLNYLFVMAGGYAINDYYDVGMDEINRPHKKVLGNTFSIKTGWRVFVLCMGLGLTSSFVQAIVLKDKYLFILPLFVSALMWFYSTKFKREIFWGNFMIALLAFLNVFLVFLHYMTLFPTVKDIPTFTFKPLLYISLLYGVLSFWVTFIREIVKDVIDMEGDKAFNCNNFAIYLGQRKTTRLIFILGLVFLLFLVFFAWISFSFKSKYLFYYFSLLLIPFWLYLLIWMWKLQQKDDFIKMSFWLKVYMLSGILSLQVFSLSW; encoded by the coding sequence ATGAAGACGCATTTTGTTGGTAAATTGGGCGGTTTTGCTCGCCTTATTAGATGGGAAAATCTTCTCATGGCAGCTTTGGTTTTTTATTTTACCCGTATCTGGGTAGTAGATTTTTTACTTTCTCTTGAAAAGGTCGTAAAACCATTCAATGAATGGACATTTATGTGGCTCGTACTGAATTATTTATTCGTTATGGCCGGAGGTTATGCTATTAATGATTATTATGATGTGGGAATGGACGAAATTAATCGGCCACATAAAAAAGTTTTAGGAAATACGTTCTCAATAAAGACAGGATGGAGGGTTTTTGTTCTATGTATGGGCCTTGGATTGACTTCATCATTTGTTCAAGCTATAGTGCTTAAAGATAAATATTTGTTTATATTACCCTTGTTTGTAAGTGCGTTGATGTGGTTTTATTCCACTAAGTTCAAACGAGAGATTTTTTGGGGTAACTTCATGATAGCGTTACTTGCTTTCTTAAATGTATTTCTTGTTTTCTTACATTATATGACGCTTTTCCCGACGGTTAAAGATATTCCAACATTTACCTTTAAACCGCTACTGTATATTTCGTTGTTGTATGGAGTGTTGTCGTTTTGGGTAACTTTCATTCGTGAAATAGTGAAGGATGTGATAGATATGGAAGGGGACAAAGCTTTCAATTGCAACAATTTTGCCATATATCTTGGCCAACGAAAAACGACTCGATTGATTTTTATACTGGGGTTGGTATTTTTACTTTTTTTAGTTTTTTTTGCTTGGATAAGCTTTTCATTTAAGTCAAAATATCTTTTTTATTACTTCTCGTTACTACTTATACCTTTTTGGTTATATTTACTTATCTGGATGTGGAAATTACAACAAAAGGATGATTTTATTAAAATGTCTTTTTGGCTTAAAGTGTACATGTTATCTGGGATATTGTCTTTGCAAGTTTTTTCATTGAGTTGGTAA
- a CDS encoding HAD hydrolase family protein, with translation MATRNYRSKLRNISTFIFDFDGVMTNGNIYLATNGLIIRQGNVKDGYAIQLAIKKGYQVVVISGSNDENIRLRCAFFKIPHVYTGIENKEAFLRNFMKEQNLHSENLLYMGDDIPDYHAMLLAGVRACPKDAAHEIKSISDYISPHMGGEGCVRDVIEQVLKVKGDWFDEDAFCW, from the coding sequence ATGGCTACCCGGAATTACCGAAGTAAGCTAAGAAATATTTCAACATTTATATTTGATTTCGATGGAGTTATGACCAACGGTAATATTTATCTCGCTACCAATGGTCTCATCATACGTCAAGGTAATGTAAAGGATGGTTATGCTATTCAGTTAGCTATAAAAAAAGGATATCAGGTAGTTGTAATTTCGGGAAGCAATGATGAAAACATTCGACTCAGATGTGCTTTTTTCAAGATTCCTCATGTTTATACTGGTATTGAGAACAAAGAGGCTTTTTTGCGCAACTTTATGAAAGAACAAAACCTTCATTCTGAAAATCTTTTATATATGGGGGATGATATTCCGGATTATCATGCCATGCTTTTAGCAGGGGTAAGGGCATGTCCGAAGGATGCAGCTCACGAAATTAAATCCATATCCGACTATATTTCCCCGCATATGGGAGGTGAAGGATGCGTGAGGGATGTTATTGAACAAGTCCTTAAAGTAAAAGGAGATTGGTTTGATGAAGACGCATTTTGTTGGTAA
- a CDS encoding DUF2520 domain-containing protein gives MEQRVIRKVGVIGQGHVGTHLFDLLREKGVSVHKLVARQLKDCLDNVMRLDSENTLWLLTIKDDAYEEVISYIPAELKGIMTHTSGTMHLDILKKFRWRGVMYPFQTFRKEVPLHRKDFLFVIESDHKEIEVSLMKFALMLTGHACVGDAIFRRRLHIAGILTSNFVNYLISLAWEWLSDYPSDLIQEALIPLMIQTVERIKDYEPFLLQTGPAARNDRHVIQMHLDLLKTQPELFEIYVFLTNRILKKYGYPELPK, from the coding sequence ATGGAACAAAGAGTCATACGGAAAGTAGGGGTCATAGGACAAGGTCATGTGGGAACTCACCTCTTTGACTTATTGAGAGAGAAAGGTGTTTCCGTTCACAAATTAGTTGCTCGCCAATTGAAAGATTGCCTCGACAATGTAATGAGGCTAGATTCAGAAAACACCCTATGGTTATTAACCATCAAGGATGATGCTTATGAAGAAGTTATTTCTTACATTCCTGCTGAGCTAAAAGGGATAATGACTCATACTTCAGGAACCATGCATTTAGATATACTAAAAAAATTTAGATGGCGAGGGGTGATGTATCCTTTTCAAACATTTCGCAAAGAAGTACCACTTCATAGAAAAGATTTCCTTTTTGTAATTGAAAGCGATCACAAGGAAATTGAAGTCTCTCTTATGAAGTTTGCTTTAATGTTAACAGGACATGCTTGTGTGGGAGATGCAATTTTTCGAAGGCGACTGCACATAGCTGGCATATTGACATCAAATTTTGTCAATTACTTAATTTCTTTAGCTTGGGAGTGGCTCAGTGATTATCCCTCAGATTTAATTCAAGAAGCCTTAATTCCTTTAATGATTCAGACTGTCGAGCGAATCAAAGACTATGAACCGTTTTTGTTACAGACAGGGCCAGCTGCTCGCAACGATCGTCATGTGATTCAAATGCACCTTGACTTGCTCAAAACCCAGCCTGAGCTCTTTGAAATTTATGTATTTTTGACCAATCGAATCTTGAAAAAATATGGCTACCCGGAATTACCGAAGTAA